The genomic region aatgtctccctcaaaataaagttgaatgttTAAGTTGTTAAGTTGTCATTCAGTTGCTACAGAGAGATGACCTAAATTCAGGCAAGTCTCTAGGGTTTTAAACCTTACTGCAGAAAACAAAGTAGCCACTTTAAAGTGGAAACTCTTCCATTAAGTCAGTTATTGCTGCCAATATCATTGTTTTAACAACTGTGCGTTACAAAGGTTGAGACAGTGTAGTTGAATGTATGGAAGACTGCATCAGTTCAGGAAGAACACCGAAGGCATGTCTGCACCAGCTGGCTGGCTACAGGCTGACTGTCCCTACAGCAcccaacctcctcctctctatGTACTATGCTTGCAGTTTACTTAGATCTCAGGTTCATGTGAGTGTTTATTGAAGGTGCAGTAGGTGACTCTGGAGGAAGATAGTCGACAGTCTCATTCCTAGGGTGCCCATTACTGACACCTAGAGTTAGTGTACAAATGATTTTTGGTCCTCCACCATAACACCAACAACCAGTAACTGAGTCCCAATTTTTTTGCCATTAAATGAGACTCGACTGTGAACCCACTTTCTCCGGAATCCCTTACGGCATCTTTGAGGGGGGATTTGTTCTGCATCAACATCCCTGTTGCAGCGCAGTTTCTTTGGGACCGCCAACAAAGAACAGAATTTTTTCTGCCAAGTCTGTGTTACCAGTTGCTATGAATGGTCAATTAATTATCATCTCAGACTTGATCTTCTGTATTGATTCTAAAATTCCACCGATCACTTTTGAAATACTAAATGGCCTCTATCCAAATGAATGGCCGTATTGACCTCATATGTGTTTGGGcattcctttatttttttcggTATTCATCTTTGCTGGAAGTTCCTGAATCCTGACGTGTGACTAAAGGACTCTTACTGTTGTAGCACCCAGGATGGGGAATACTGCCTATTGAGATCAGACAGCTTAGCTCATCAGCACATTTTAAATCCTTTTGTAAAGCTTTATTTTATAGAAAAGCATGAATGACTATCTATATGTTGTTGAGTTTTACAGGGTTGTCCCACTCTTGCATTTTACAGTCTTATTTTTTACCTTATTTCATCCACCGGTATTTCACGATTGCTATGTTTTCTCATATTTTCATATTGCCATTTCGAACCTTTTAAAGAGAAGTTTCTGTTATCATTATCACATCATGCTGCTATACATAACCACCAACAAGATTAAGAGCCATCATTGCAGGAACCCTCTCAGCCACTGGGAACACTTCAACAGCAGTTGAAACTCGTGTAATTCGTCAAATGCCTTATGACGATAGAGACCCGGCCTACAATATATAATTCTACACCCACATCACACAAATAATCATCCCAAatatattgtgattttgttttagTGATTCATGTATGGACTCCTTAAGGCACATTTGGAAATATGTTTGGGATAAATAAGGACTTGCATTTTACATATGATGTTATGTACACATTACATATGTTCAGTAAACCATGCTTTTATGTGACTATGttgtttctgggctgtcttcatcaaaggtgtcggtgTATAGTTTGGGGATAAAAGAATCTATGGAGGCAAGGCTAGGTGGAAtaatagagcaatctttattgaatcTCAAGCCTGCGTCCGAACCAGAGCGGCAGCACCTGGTGTTCCCAAATATCTggcaaagttctgcccaatgttctgccctctgctctaccAGAAATCCTCTTGAGCCTTCGATTTACGAAATCTACAATTAACCACCTAACTTTCTCCATCTGTGCCGGCCTTTTTAGAATCCCTTCACCTGCACATAGCTAcctcttctaattggtcactttggcggactgagggtccatctatccaataggtGAAAGAGGAGCTGGTCTGCCCCCTTAAGTTGACTGGATTGTCTCTCTGTCCTTACATGGAAATGTGTATGATTGGACATCTGGCATGAGGGCAAAACTCAGTTAACAtctgacgcacacacagagctgattaatGACTCCAGGGGCCCCTGGACATGTAAACCCAATACCAGCCACATTCCTGAACTCACATAAGGAAAAACAATCTGCCACAGTTAAATCATAGCTCGGAATGTgtagcctcacacacacatcaactaCACGCCTGTGTGAGGAGAACCTAAAATTATTagaagttaaagggatagttcgttttttttttaagtagggtcatataaagtacatatctatagtcgttctgtttcctaccgtaatcaccgatcagcgcagtctcagtttggagaagcagagagccgctccagcccagacgctcagctttgtactgcagtgaacggggttcagcaaaaaagcgaaattaaccacctaaaacaagactcacctGAAAAATTTTACAAttggtcaagtgtacgttgtataggtaaaattcacaccgctttacatcgccgtcaggccgcgctttcttttggcactacattttatcaaccgcagaacccccgtatccctacgcatgagcgctaatgcggaaggatacggagagttaagtttcgtttttatcgaaagtaaacctatcgtccagcagctgggccttgCGCTGTATTCCGCcactcgcagatcagctgttgccccgttacgctagtgcgtagggatacgggggttctgcggttgagaaaatgtagtgccaaaagaaagcgcggtctgactgcaatgtaaagcggtgtgaattttacctatacaacgtacacttgaactaaTGTAAAAAATTTTAGGTGAttcttgttttaggtggttaatttagcttttttgctggacccccttcactgcagtacaaagctgagcgtctgggctggagcggctctctgcttctccaaactgagactgcgctgatcggtgattacggtaggaaacagatcgactatagatatgtactttatatgaccccacttcaaaataaccgaactatccctttaagtgattccattttcattttcagatgttCAGATTCAAGTGTCTACAGCGTATTACTACTCCTACCACTGTTAAAATAGCAACTGCATACATTACACAATTTGTAAAAATACAAAGGTAAAGTGATATAGTATTCATAGTAGGGACAGAAATGGTGGTATTGCGGTTGTAACACACCAAGAGGTCCACTACATACAACTACAGactacaaacaacaacaaacaacaaaacatcagaCTAGCAAAGTGTGCTCACAGTCGAGAAAATCCAAGACTTTTTCCATGATCCCTGTAACACCAGGGATATGTGGCAAGGCATACAGACTATCACTCCTGCGTGTGAAGATGACATGGACTTCTTAAATGAACTAAGTAACTTCTTTGGGAGGTTTGAGGCACTGAACAACACCCCTACTGTGAAAACTGCTCCCCACCAGGATGAAAAGGCACATAGCTGAGGTGCAAAGGTCTCTGAGGAGAGTCAACTCACGGAAGTCTTTGGGCCCTGACAACATATCTGGGCGGGTGCACAGGGAATGTGCAGATCAGCTGGCTTGTTACTTAACGGACATGTTTAACACCTCACTGGATCAAGCCAAAACCCCATCATGTTTCAATTCTTATTGTGGTATTTTTTTGATATACTTTCATTTATTAATTCTAGGCTGAGCTCCTGAAACAAATTTTGTGCCATGTTCACTTGTTGCACACTGAATGTTGATAAAGTCTGTCTAAGTTGGAGGAAACTGGTCacttttttcctctgcaggggAAGCACAGCCGTACTTTCTTGCTTTTGTTCCTCTTGCTTGTGAAGTTCGAGCAAATTCTCACGGGGGATAAAAGAGAGACTGCCTGGTCGGTATGGGGTCATTCATCccgaccaatagtagctcaaaacTAGGTCTCTGGGCAGCCTAGCACCTAGGTGTGACGACTCGAGAATTCTGGGGAACTGATTTTAGTTTAGAGTCCATGTTGAAATTCATAATGAGCGATATCATCTGTGGATCTCAACACtggattgggttgaaatttgATGCAAAACTTGAAATGGAGAGAAGTTACCCACCaaatctgaacccgagtggtcaGAAGGGCATTGGTGCTAGTCGTGGTAGCAATGTAAGAACTCGCAGAAGGAAGACTTTGAAGCTCCTTGGCAGCAAGATGCCAAGGTGGATGAGGTTGGGGTTAGTACTtctggactggcagactggGGTGGTTCCCATTTTAGCAAAGGTGGACTGGAGGATATTCCCCATTTATTGGGGTATCACACTGCCCAGGCTTTGTGGGAAAAGtttgctcctctcctgctggaGAAGAGGCTCTGACTTTTTAATGAACTTCAATTTCAAggtattaaagctgcaagcagcgatgaaccaGCCATCGCTCCACACATGTCGGGCTACCGCGCCGTCAGAGGGCTCACCTGTTACTTGCATGTCATCTTGTAGTGTATGAGGTGGAGAAAAAACCTGTCAATGTCGTGTGAATTGgaagatgtttgtctgactttctGTATCCAGTAGGTGGTGCTATGCATATGAAACGGTACTGATGCATAGACGTATTCATGGTGATAGCCTCTACATGTGTGCCAATTTGGCATAGATGGAAAATGTTGAAGTTATGAAGACTTCCCGCTTCATGGCAAAGCCTCTAAATGGACTGCACCACCACGCCCATTAGGTATGACGTAGGCGAAAGCCTTTGATAAagtttcatcttcaaggtctgaCGATTATACTGACAGTGGTGGTGGTGTAAAAtgtctaggaggagttcgtgAAAGTACGAGGCatagaaatgtttgaaaaaggtgatgaaaatcaaaatggccgactaaGTATTGATAGTAACGATGCTGTTGAGCTGATAATGACATCTGGGTGGGTGGAGAGGGTCGGGGGGAGTTGTGTCTTCTCTTGTCTCAATTGTTGTGTTGCATCActaaacaaaaaatagaaaagtgcCACCTCTAGAATTAGTTTGATTCTGCTAATACAGTAAATCAACGGTTAGACATGTCAGTCAATAAACAGGTATTGGGCGTTGATGATGAGGTGGGGCTGGCTTGTCAGTGTGAAAGAGTATAAAGCAACAGcatgaatctgaatctgaatctgaggTCCAGCAGGTGACACAGGCTGAACTGTGTGTGATGTGACCTTGTTTCTTTCACAGAGTTAAATCTCCGGTGTGGTAGGACGAGCTTGTGCGTCTATACTCACTTGTGCTCctactctcacctcttttaaatcgagacttaaaacatttatttttttccactgcttttaactgaagcaattcaagtctttgaactgcattgtgACGATTattctacagtcttgtttctgttaaagcttttcttttttagcctacttgttttgatgtttgtttcttgatgtttttacttgtttttatgtcttttttaatgcaatctttaatgtcttttaaatgagatttttatgtcttttaatgtagtTTGTATgcgcctgtaaagcactttgagttgccttgtgtctgaattgtgctatacagaTAAACCTGACTTGCCTTGCCTAGAAACCTTTGTCATGTTGAACATTTTCAAGGAAAAAAGCCTGAagtattaaaatgttattaCTCCTAAAAGGGGTATTTTAAGCAAACTGataataaatgatgataaaagagGACATTTTAATAACAATTAGTTCCCTTTTAAAGAATCATGTTAAATTCAACTTCATCTTACTTTGTTCTTGCAGCTTATTTTCATGTTGGAAACTTAAGATACCTGTATTTTAAATTAACAGCTTTGCTTTACATTGTTATTGTGTTTGTCAACATATTTCTCATCGTGGTTATCTGTATGAACAGGAGCTTACATGAACCTATGTACATGTTCCTGTGCagtctgtttgtaaatgaactgTATGGTAGTTCAGGGTTGTTTCCGTTCCTTCTGACTCAGATTCTCTCTGACATTCACActgtttctgcttctctttgtttccTGCAGGTTTACTGTTTGTATACATATGCAAGTATAGAATTGTGTAATTTAGTCATCATGTCTTATGACAGATATCTTGCTATCTGTTGTCCTCTACAATATAACACACGCATGTCATTAAACAAGGTGTTTATCTTTATAATTGCAGTATGGTTGTATTCGTTTGTGAAATTCTTGATTACTTTTTCGTTAGCATTACGTTTGACactgtgtgaaaacattttaaacagtttGTACTGTCGTAACTACATAATTATCAAGTTGGCCTGTTCAGACACTAGAGTGAACAACATCTAtggattgttttcttttgttctctctGTTATTGTCCCTCTGTTTCCAATCATTTTCTCTTACATGAAAATTATTCACATTTGTTATTGTGGTTCTAAACAGACGAGACAGAAAGCCGTCAGCACCTGCACACCTCACCTCGTGTCTCTGCTCAACTTCTCCTTTGGTTGTGTCTTTGAAGTAATACAGAGCAGATTTAATATTAACAGTCTACCAAACATGCTGcgcatttttttgtcattatacTTTCTGACTTGCCAGCCGCTCTTTAACCCTGTACTTTATggactgaaaatgtcaaaaatacgTACATTATGTAAACTTATTGTCTTTGGTAAAATGTAAAGTACTGTTAAACATCATGTCAAACTGTATATCATGTTTTGCTCTCACATGAAATCTCAACAATAACGATGATTGTTATATCGTTGATTGTAATATAAATACTTTTATCAATAAGTCagaccaaaataaatgtatccctcaaaataaagttgaatgttTAAGTTGTTAAGTTGTCATTCAGTTGCTACAGAGAGATGACCTAAATTTAGGCAATAGGGTTTTAAACCTTACTGCATAAAAATTAAGTAGCCACTTTAAAGTGAAAACTCTTCcattaagtcatttttcaacttttaacAACTGTGCATTACAAAGGTTGGGACAGTGTAGTTGAATGTATGTGAAGCGAGGAGGAGGTAAAAGAAAGGAATTTTACTAATTTTGCTTAAGAGctcaacaacgccaccctgggagTTATTCTCTGACACAAGACACACAGGTTCATAGTTATTCACAAGGCATGAGACATGGTTCGCAATttaaaatacactttattttCATAGGTTcttacaaaacaataataaaactcattcacacaaagaaaggaaaaaccTAATCAGGGCTGAGGCTGAAGTGGATGGTGCAGGGGAGGGatcaaccaaaataaaaaaaacaaacttaagtcACCAGGCACACATggcagacagaaaaagaaaaaacccattCCCAGGGACACAGCAAGACAAGACGGGAGGATGCCACCACCAGGTCACCAGCACCGCCACCACTAGCCTACAGCAACcgaaaatggaggaaataaaacaaattagtgaggttgcgcacacacacacacacacacacaaaaacttaaCAAAACCTAAAATAATGGACAGATCAGACTGCCCAATATAaccaatgaaaagaaaaacacaaaacttagTTACCCAATTTACAGAACAACTCTCAATTAATGGGCTTAACACAATAGAATTACATAAACGAAGTCCAGAATTAACTTCAACACAcactaaaaataattaaacaggATCCACTTATTCATACACTTATTCATTCAACATAAGGGGGACCATCCCCGGTAAAATTAATCGTGCCCAGCCAGCATTTACCTGTGACCACACTAGCATTAGCCACCTAATAGCATCAACCAcaacgcagagagagagatgacacttACCACCGCTAAACAAGCACAGTGGCGCACAGAGGGACAGGGAGCACGGAGCAGCACACAATCGCcttacaacacaacaaaaatgcCTTGATCATaatgatcaaaataaaacaagcagcGAGGTGAAGCAGCGTGCGGCCATACCTGTCGGGCACACAACCTCTGACCCGGAAATGACGCAGGTGACAATGGGAGCGCAGAGGAAGAACCGGCGGGCAGACTACAGCTTTTGTAGCAGCCAACCCCAATGTGTAGCAGAAATGAGGAACGGAAACCATAgtaaccaaatgtaaacaaaaagggCGAGggggaaaacaagacaaaatgcttATCCTGCTACATATGGAAGACTGGATCAGTTCAGGAAGAACACCGAAGGCATGTCTGCATCAGCTGGCTGGCTACAGGCTGACTGTCCCTACAGCacccaacctcctcctccttatgtACTATGCTTGCAGTTTACTTAGATCTCAGGTTCATGTGAGTGTTTATTGAAGGTGCAGTAGGTGACTCTGGAAGAAGATAGTTGACAGTCTCATTCGTAGGTTGTCCATTACTGACACCTAGAGTTGTACAAATGATTTTTGGTCCTCCGCCATAACACCATCAACCAGTAGGTTGTTCAGCAACCAGCATAGGCTCTTTGGGACCCACAAAGAACAGAACTTTTTCTGCCAAATCTGTGTTACCAGTTGCTATGAATGGTTAATTAATTATCATCTCAGACCAAAATATAATACCACATGAGATCTCACCAGCAGCAAACTAGATGATTATTATGTTTACTGAATCTATctagagctgaaaaagctgctATAGAGCAAGACTGAGAGCTGGTGTTAAGGTGGAAAGGCAGACAGAGAACTTTACATCAACAACACTAGAGATTTGTGGCAGGTGATCCAAAACATCACAGAAGCAGAACCTCTGTCATGTGTGGATCATGCTACCAGATGGGCTGAACTCATTTTATGGTCAGGGTTATGATCTGTACAACGTATTGTCAGCTGTAAAGTCTGCTCCAGCTTTAGAGGAACAGCCACTTTCAGTATCCACAGTGAATATGGAGAGTGACATTGAGTAAAGCTGCCCGGCCTGATAACAACCCTAGCCATGTACTAAAAACCTGTACCAATCAGCTAGTTGATGTTATCATTGCCTGGTCCAATCCAGCCTCGACCCTCACCAGTATGATTTTAgatccactgccctccactcagtcttcaGGATATCACACTTCATCAAAAACAGACACCAGACAGTTCAGATGGACAGATACATCTCATCCTGGAGGAAATCTTGTGAAGATTTGGCACAAATGTCCACTTGAATTTAAGGATTAACTGAAAATGTGATGGTCGATGGTCACAgtgactgtgacatcacaaaacacattcTTGGCCCTAAAAAAAGGATTCCCACGTTAATCATGACAAAATTTCACATAAATGTCTAAttgaataaaatgataaagttTTGAGAatttatatccaaaaggtcaactccactgtgacatcagaaaGTCCCTTATTCAATGCTATTACTGAGGTAAAGAAGGGAGATTCTGACCATATGTTCAGACTTGATGACATTTGAACTGAACTAAATGCTGAAGTGTTGAAGCTCTCCATCAGTACTCTGTGCTCCCTTTTAAAGCAGTCTGTATGTGAAGCTACCCTGACTTCAGACAGTGTTccttattattttttcaaaatacaaTTCTTCAGTTGTTACTGAAAAAAGCTAACCTTGATCttttgtattgattttaaaattcCACCGATCacttttgaaatattaaatggCCTCTATCCAAATGAATGGGCATATAGACCTCATGTGTGTTTGGGCATTCCTTTAGTTTTTTCTGTATTCATCTTTGCTGGTAGTTCTTGAATCCTGACGTTTGACTAAAGGACTCTTACTGTTGTAGCACCCAGGATGGAGAATACTGCCTATTGAGATCAGACAGCTTAGCTAATCTGCGCATTTTAAATCCTTTGGTAAAGCTTTATTTTATAGAAAGCATTAATGACTATCTATATGTAGTTGAGTGTTACAGTGGTATCCCACTCTTGCATTTTACTGTCTTATTTTTTACCTTATTTATATGATATTATTATATCCACCTTATTTATATTATAGTATTATATCCAccttatttatattatattattatatccaccttatttatatattttatcacCAGTGTTTTATGATTGCTATGTTTTctcatattttcagttttcatttgctTTAGGTATCATCTGCAGTAAAGCCATTTCGAACCTTTAAAGAAAAGTTTCTGTCCTGTCTGAGCAACCGATAAAAAGCCTCGGGAGGCAGTACACCTCAGAGCTGTCCGACAAACAGATTGGAAGGACCGTAATGAAACAGCTAACGGATGGGCTGGCAAAGATCGACCAGAGCCAACTCCCTGGGAAGTACAAGGTCTGGTGCTACCAGTTTACACTCTACAGAAGGGTGATGTGGCCCCTGAAAATGAGTGAGATCCCCTCATCCACCATGAGTAAGATGGATGGAAAAGCCAACTCATTCATCAGAAAGTGGCTGGGTCTGCCACGGTGCCTTTCTGAAACGGGCCTCTTCGGGAAGAATGCACTGCAGCTTCCACTGCAGTCCATAAGTCTGGGTTACATGCAGGAGAAGACCAGGCTGGTTCTCGAACTAAGAGAGTCCACTGACCAGTCAGTGAGGAAGGCTAACGCCAAGGTTCCCACTGGCCGAAAGTGGAACGCCCAAGCTGAGGTCGACCAAGCTGTCAGTAGGCTGCACCACCGAGAGATCATGGGCAAAGTCCAGGCAGGAAGAGCAGGGCTAGGATGGGGAGAAACGCCACGGTTCTGGTCCAAGGCTAACCgcaaggagaggaaggagatggTGGTGGCGGAGGTGTCGAAAATAGAGGAAGAGCGCTACAAAATCAAGGCTGTGTCACAGGGCCGATAAGGAAACTGGACAACCTGGGAGGGAATTGTCAACCGGAACATCAATTGGTCTGACCTGTGGAAGATCCCACAGGCAAGGATCAGCTTCCTCGAGCAACTTATGACACGCTTCCCTGTTCTCGTAACCTTCACCAATGGTTCGGGAATGAGGAAAGCTGCTCACTCTGCAATGCCCCCAATGCAAGCCTCCAGCACATCTTGTCGGGCTGCAAGATCGCACTCTCCCAGGGGCGCTATAGATGGCGTCACGACCAGGTCCTGAGGAAACTGGCCGAGGTGCTGGAGGGTTGTCGACAGGGCAGCAAAGAATCACCACCAGCAGAGAACCACACCAGTTTTGTCACGGAAGGGGACGGACAAAGATACATCAGGCCAAGAGAGACATCAAGGCCCTTTTCCCCTGACCTGGAGTGGGACATGAGGGTTGATCTAAACAAGCAGCTCCGGTTCCCCACAGAGATCATAACTACATCTCTCCGCCCTGACATTGTGGTGTGGTCCAACAAGGCAAGAGCGGTGCACCTCATCGAGCTGACGGTGCCTTCAGAAGAGGGGATTGAGGCCACCTATGAGTGCAAGAAGGCCAAGTACTCCGAGCTGGCTGCTGAATGCCGGGAGGCTGGCTGAAAGTCCACCATCTACCCAGTGGAGGTTGGCTGCCGAGGCTACGTGGGGTTGTGAACCACACGCCTTCTGAGGGACGCAGGAGTGACTGGAGGGAAGCTGAGGAAGGCCACAAAGGAGCTGGCAGAGGAGGCCGAGAAAGACAGCTTTTGTCTCTGGCTGAGGAGGAAGGACAGGAACTGGGGAAAGAACACCTAACCCCGACAACAGCCGCAGGGGGTAACTTCTATCAGCTGCAGGGGGTGACAGGGAGACGTCCTTGTCACTGCTCCGCCACCAGGA from Sparus aurata chromosome 2, fSpaAur1.1, whole genome shotgun sequence harbors:
- the LOC115566241 gene encoding olfactory receptor 11A1-like yields the protein MLNSTSSYFVLAAYFHVGNLRYLYFKLTALLYIVIVFVNIFLIVVICMNRSLHEPMYMFLCSLFVNELYGSSGLFPFLLTQILSDIHTVSASLCFLQVYCLYTYASIELCNLVIMSYDRYLAICCPLQYNTRMSLNKVFIFIIAVWLYSFVKFLITFSLALRLTLCENILNSLYCRNYIIIKLACSDTRVNNIYGLFSFVLSVIVPLFPIIFSYMKIIHICYCGSKQTRQKAVSTCTPHLVSLLNFSFGCVFEVIQSRFNINSLPNMLRIFLSLYFLTCQPLFNPVLYGLKMSKIRTLCKLIVFGKM